One Glycine soja cultivar W05 chromosome 2, ASM419377v2, whole genome shotgun sequence genomic region harbors:
- the LOC114372662 gene encoding imidazoleglycerol-phosphate dehydratase, chloroplastic-like has translation MAAKLEDSKHKLQIWLINDSLTQLASHGLFDVHVKATGDVHIDDHHTNEDVSLLHLQALLQALGDRKGINRVGNFSAPLDEALIHVSLDLSGRPHLSYNLEIPRVGTYDRVVYACLITSLKLKIL, from the exons ATGGCCGCCAAGTTGGAGGATAGTAAGCATAAGTTGCAGATATGGTTGATAAATGATTCTCTAACG CAACTTGCTTCACATGGGCTGTTCGATGTACACGTAAAGGCTACAGGTGATGTACATATTGATGATCATCACACAAATGAAGAC GTTTCATTACTACATCTTCAGGCTTTGCTGCAGGCTCTTGGTGATAGGAAGGGTATTAACCGGGTTGGTAACTTCTCTGCTCCACTTGATGAAGCATTAATACATGTTTCACTG GATTTGTCTGGCCGACCACATCTAAGTTATAATTTGGAGATACCCAGGGTTGGGACATATGATCGGGTAGTTTATGCATGTTTAATTACTTCATTGAAGTTGAAAATTTTGTAG
- the LOC114387472 gene encoding cell division control protein 48 homolog B → MESCASNNHWRAEEAIGGNAEALQALRELIIFPLHFSHQAQKLGLKWPRGLLLYGPPGTGKTSLVRAVVRECGAHLTVISPHSVHRAHAGESERILREAFSEASSHVALGKPSVIFIDEIDALCARRDSKREQDVRVASQLFTLMDSNKPTFSTPGVVVVASTNRVDAIDPALRRSGRFDAEIEVTVPNEDDRFQILKLYTKMIPLDPVLDLKSIAALCNGYVGADLEALCREATMYAIKRSSNTKDASNFSLTMEDWKHARSVVGPSITRGVTVEIPKVTWEDIGGLKELKKKVQQAVEWPIKHSAAFSRMGISPVRGILLHGPPGCSKTTLAKAAAHAAQASFFSLSGAELYSMYVGEGEALLRKTFQRARLAAPSIIFFDEADVVAAKRGDSSSNSATVGERLLSTLLTEIDGLEEAKGILVLAATNRPYAIDAALMRPGRFDLVLYVPPPDLEARHEILCVHTRKMKTGNDVDLRRIAEDTELFTGAELEGLCKEAGIVALREDISAAVVCDRHFQIAKSSLKPALTKSEIDSYSSFMKTSSRALPGHFEAGLKPDKSKKNRLDPFSLVKIGVVSCLLLAAAAAAAEYYIMYGDQIVHDIAT, encoded by the exons ATGGAAAGCTGTGCCAGCAATAATCACTGGAGAGCCGAGGAAGCCATTGGTGGCAACGCTGAAGCTCTTCAGGCCCTTAGAGAACTCATCATATTCCCTCTTCACTTTTCTCACCAAGCCCAAAAGCTTGGCCTTAAG TGGCCAAGAGGATTGCTGCTGTATGGTCCACCAGGCACTGGAAAG ACAAGTTTGGTACGAGCAGTTGTTCGGGAGTGTGGGGCACATTTGACCGTTATCAG TCCACACTCTGTTCATAGAGCACATGCTGGTGAAAGTGAGAGAATTCTCCGCGAGGCATTTTCAGAGGCATCATCTCATGTAGCCTTGGGCAAGCCATCGGTTATCTTTATAGATGAAATAGATGCACTCTGTGCTCGTCGAGATTCCAA AAGGGAGCAAGATGTCCGAGTTGCCTCCCAACTCTTTACTCTGATGGACTCAAATAAACCAACCTTTTCTACACCAGGTGTAGTTGTGGTTGCGTCAACTAACAG AGTGGATGCAATTGACCCTGCACTAAGAAGGTCTGGACGTTTTGATGCTGAAATTGAAGTTACTGTCCCAAATGAAGATGACCGCTTTCAAATTCTGAAG TTGTATACAAAGATGATTCCCTTGGATCCCGTTCTTGACTTAAAGTCTATTGCTGCATTGTGCAATGGATATGTTGGAGCTGATTTGGAGGCTTTGTGTCGTGAAGCTACCATGTATGCAATTAAAAGATCTTCAAATACAAAAGATGCTAGTAATTTCAGTCTAACAATGGAAGATTGGAAGCATGCAAGGTCTGTTGTTGGTCCAAGTATAACAAGAGGTGTTACTGTGGAAATTCCCAAAGTGACTTGGGAAGACATTGGTGGATTAAAAGAATTGAAG AAAAAAGTCCAGCAAGCTGTTGAATGGCCTATCAAGCATTCTGCTGCATTTTCAAGAATGGGAATATCCCCTGTACGTGGAATTCTTCTCCATGGGCCTCCAGGATGTTCCAAAACTACCCTTGCCAAAGCTGCTGCACATGCTGCTCAAGCATCTTTCTTTTCCTTAag TGGTGCAGAATTGTATTCAATGTATGTTGGAGAGGGGGAAGCTTTGCTTCGTAAAACATTTCAGAGAGCACGCCTTGCGGCACCTAGTATAATATTCTTTGATGAGGCTGATGTGGTAGCTGCCAAACG GGGTGACAGCTCTAGCAATAGTGCTACAGTTGGAGAGAGACTTTTATCCACTCTGCTGACTGAGATTGATGGCTTAGAAGAAGCTAAA ggAATTCTTGTTTTGGCAGCTACAAATCGCCCCTATGCAATTGATGCTGCACTCATGCGTCCTGGGCGTTTTGATCTG GTTCTGTATGTACCACCACCTGATTTGGAGGCTCGGCATGAGATTCTTTGTGTACATACGCGTAAGATGAAAACAGGGAATGATGTTGATCTCAGAAGGATAGCAGAAGACACAGAGCTCTTCACAGGTGCTGAACTGGAGGGATTATGCAAGGAAGCTGGAATTGTAGCTCTAAGGGAAGACATATCTGCCGCCGTTGTTTGTGACCGCCATTTCCAGATTGCGAAGAGTTCTTTAAAACCAGCATTAACAAAGTCAGAAATTGACTCGTACTCATCTTTCATGAAGACCTCATCTCGAGCTTTGCCTGGCCACTTTGAAGCAGGTTTGAAACCAGACAAAAGCAAAAAGAACAGGTTGGATCCTTTTTCTTTGGTCAAAATTGGAGTTGTCAGCTGTTTGTTacttgctgctgctgctgctgcagcTGAATACTATATCATGTATGGAGACCAAATTGTACATGATATAGCTACTTGA